From Mya arenaria isolate MELC-2E11 chromosome 12, ASM2691426v1, the proteins below share one genomic window:
- the LOC128210333 gene encoding microtubule nucleation factor SSNA1-like, with protein sequence MAENEPEVTLMKPDAALQKYSLELLTCVDEMKYRRDVLHKQVLREGQEKERLQVDLRRLTDQLVTLNEAICDHVIARNQINQAILETEAAFRSMATGSENLLHFLKKVTAQIGPLLKEPESTDSEETDRGKRKSGRKSETPRR encoded by the exons GCTGCCTTACAGAAGTACAGCCTAGAGCTACTGACATGTGTCGATGAAATGAA GTACCGTCGTGATGTGCTCCATAAGCAGGTTCTCCGGGAAGGCCAGGAGAAAGAACGGCTCCAGGTGGACCTCCGCCGCCTCACTGACCAGCTCGTGACCCTGAATGAGGCCATCTGTGATCATGTGATCGCCAGAAACCAGATCAACCAAGCCATTTTAG AGACTGAAGCAGCGTTCAGAAGCATGGCAACAGGAAGTGAAAATCTGCTCCACTTCCTGAAAAAAGTGACTGCTCAAATAGGACCGCTCCTCAAGGAACCAGAGAGCACAGATAGTGAGGAAACCGACCGAGGAAAGCGAAAATCTGGCCGGAAATCGGAAACACCTCGTAGATGA